A DNA window from Chitinibacter fontanus contains the following coding sequences:
- a CDS encoding RNA polymerase sigma factor, whose protein sequence is MEAQSDLAQFLAQVEQRAWRQAWIALRDREAALDVVQDAMLKLTTHYAGNSVQEWPLLFQRILQNTIRDYQRRSKVRNFWVSLFSSFQSDEDGVSDDPLEYLPTASLAGEDVERIVSSQQHIQWIERGLAQLPARQREAFLLRYWEELDVAETAQVMGCSEGSVKTHCSRACHSLAKWLNEQGISL, encoded by the coding sequence TTGGAAGCACAGAGCGATTTAGCGCAATTTTTGGCGCAAGTCGAGCAGCGCGCTTGGCGCCAAGCCTGGATTGCCTTGCGTGATCGGGAGGCCGCGCTGGATGTCGTGCAAGATGCAATGCTTAAACTCACGACGCATTATGCTGGCAACAGCGTGCAAGAGTGGCCATTGCTGTTTCAGCGCATTCTGCAAAACACAATTCGTGATTACCAGCGTCGCAGCAAAGTTCGCAATTTTTGGGTGAGCCTTTTTTCGTCGTTTCAAAGCGATGAAGACGGTGTCAGTGATGACCCGCTAGAATACCTGCCCACTGCCAGTTTGGCAGGAGAGGATGTCGAACGCATTGTTAGTAGTCAGCAGCATATTCAGTGGATTGAACGTGGCTTGGCTCAGTTGCCGGCGCGTCAACGCGAAGCCTTCCTGCTGCGTTATTGGGAAGAGTTGGATGTGGCTGAAACCGCGCAAGTCATGGGTTGTTCGGAAGGGTCGGTGAAAACCCACTGTTCACGAGCGTGCCATAGTTTGGCGAAATGGCTCAATGAGCAAGGAATTAGTTTATGA
- the ilvB gene encoding biosynthetic-type acetolactate synthase large subunit — MEISGAEILARCLAEENVEFVFGYPGGAVLEIYDAIFKQNKFKHVLVRHEQAAVHAADAYSRSSEKIGVALVTSGPGATNAITGIATAFMDSIPMVVISGQVGTPMIGSDAFQEVDMVGCSRPVVKHNFLVKDVKDLAATVKKAFYIATTGRPGPVVIDIPKDVTQAKAVFEYPKSVSIRSYNPPVKGHPGQIKKAAQLLSEAKRPFIYVGGGAVLGNAAAEVTELVRLLNVPCTNTLMGLGAFPGSDPQFVGMLGMHGTYEANMAMQYADTIIAIGARFDDRVISNPTQFLSQAKKIVQIDIDPSSIAKRVKVDVPIVGDVKDVLKDLIAILKDSNTRPNEKALAAWWDQINDWRKPNSLWYPQDDEIIQPQFVMQKLFEVTGGNAIITSDVGQHQMFTAQYYAFNRPRQWINSGGLGTMGFGLPAAMGAQLANPYADVACITGDGSIQMNIQELSTCKQYHTPVKIINLNNGYLGMVRQWQEFFYGTRYSESYVDALPDFVKLAEAYGHVGMQISKPADVEPALREAFALKERLVFMDFLTNPKANVFPMIQNGKGLNQMDLPPHMRDMQLIPFENNRDYGNLC; from the coding sequence ATGGAAATTTCGGGCGCAGAAATTCTGGCGCGATGCCTTGCCGAAGAAAACGTAGAATTCGTTTTCGGCTACCCGGGCGGCGCTGTTTTGGAAATCTATGATGCGATTTTCAAACAAAACAAATTCAAACACGTTCTAGTTCGCCATGAGCAAGCCGCAGTTCACGCTGCCGATGCTTACTCACGCTCATCTGAAAAAATCGGCGTTGCGCTGGTGACTTCAGGCCCGGGCGCGACCAATGCCATTACCGGTATTGCGACGGCGTTCATGGATTCAATTCCAATGGTGGTGATCTCAGGTCAAGTCGGCACGCCGATGATTGGCTCGGACGCATTCCAAGAAGTGGACATGGTCGGCTGTTCTCGCCCCGTGGTAAAACACAACTTCTTGGTGAAAGACGTTAAAGATCTAGCCGCGACAGTGAAAAAGGCGTTTTACATCGCCACCACTGGTCGCCCTGGCCCTGTTGTGATCGACATCCCGAAAGATGTCACTCAAGCCAAAGCGGTATTTGAGTATCCAAAATCGGTATCAATTCGCAGCTACAACCCACCAGTGAAAGGCCACCCAGGTCAAATTAAAAAAGCGGCGCAGTTGTTGAGCGAAGCCAAACGTCCCTTTATTTATGTGGGCGGCGGCGCGGTATTAGGCAATGCAGCAGCAGAGGTCACCGAACTGGTGCGCCTGCTAAATGTCCCTTGCACCAACACGCTGATGGGCTTGGGCGCGTTCCCTGGTTCAGACCCACAATTTGTGGGTATGTTGGGCATGCACGGCACCTACGAAGCCAATATGGCGATGCAATACGCCGATACGATCATTGCGATCGGCGCACGCTTTGACGACCGGGTAATTTCTAATCCAACGCAATTCTTGTCACAAGCCAAGAAAATTGTGCAGATCGATATCGATCCATCATCCATCGCGAAACGCGTGAAAGTCGATGTACCTATCGTTGGCGACGTGAAAGATGTACTGAAAGATCTGATCGCGATTCTGAAAGACAGCAACACCCGCCCTAATGAAAAAGCCTTGGCGGCTTGGTGGGATCAGATTAACGATTGGCGTAAACCCAATAGTCTGTGGTACCCACAAGACGACGAAATCATTCAGCCACAATTTGTGATGCAAAAGCTGTTTGAAGTAACAGGTGGCAATGCCATTATTACTTCGGATGTTGGCCAGCATCAGATGTTTACGGCGCAGTACTACGCCTTCAATCGCCCACGCCAATGGATCAACTCTGGCGGCCTTGGCACGATGGGCTTTGGCTTGCCAGCCGCAATGGGCGCGCAGCTGGCTAATCCGTACGCCGATGTCGCTTGTATTACCGGCGATGGCTCAATTCAGATGAATATCCAAGAATTGTCGACGTGCAAGCAGTACCACACCCCAGTCAAGATTATTAACCTGAATAATGGCTACTTGGGCATGGTGCGTCAGTGGCAAGAGTTCTTCTACGGCACGCGTTATTCCGAGTCGTATGTCGATGCGCTGCCCGACTTTGTGAAACTCGCCGAAGCCTATGGCCACGTGGGGATGCAAATCAGCAAACCTGCTGACGTTGAGCCCGCACTACGCGAAGCATTTGCACTGAAAGAGCGCTTGGTATTTATGGATTTCCTCACCAATCCAAAAGCCAATGTGTTCCCGATGATTCAAAACGGCAAAGGCCTCAATCAGATGGACTTGCCACCGCACATGCGCGATATGCAATTGATCCCATTCGAAAACAACCGTGACTACGGCAATCTTTGCTAA
- a CDS encoding PhoH family protein → MHTDTLSFTPIDNARLANLCGPLDENLKQIENALDVTISRRNEHFKVAGRTKVVNQALDALEYFYNEAVRKELEVDDIQLGLIEIIRGPEEAQSDIDTPVLRTRRADLRGRTPGQNVYLKQIQDNDITFGIGPAGTGKTYLAVASAVDALERDTVKRLILVRPAVEAGEKLGFLPGDLTQKVDPYLRPLYDALYDLLGFDHVTRLFEKGIIEIAPLAFMRGRTLNHSFIILDEAQNSTPEQMKMFLTRIGFGSKAVITGDPTQVDLPKHMKSGLVDAQEVLQGVRGIGIHHFTSEDVVRHPLVQKIVNAYEKATKKRDEEAAARKARQEAEREMALKKE, encoded by the coding sequence TTGCATACAGATACCCTATCCTTCACTCCAATTGATAACGCTCGTTTGGCCAATTTGTGCGGGCCGCTCGACGAAAACCTCAAGCAAATCGAAAACGCACTTGATGTAACGATTTCGCGCCGCAATGAGCATTTCAAAGTCGCTGGCCGTACCAAGGTCGTTAATCAGGCGCTCGATGCGCTGGAATACTTTTACAACGAAGCGGTGCGCAAAGAGCTTGAAGTCGACGATATTCAGCTCGGCCTAATTGAAATTATTCGCGGCCCAGAAGAAGCGCAATCGGATATTGATACGCCCGTACTGCGCACACGCCGCGCCGATCTGCGCGGCCGCACGCCGGGGCAGAATGTTTATCTGAAGCAAATTCAGGACAACGACATCACTTTTGGTATCGGCCCAGCGGGTACGGGTAAGACGTATCTGGCGGTAGCCAGCGCCGTGGATGCGCTAGAGCGAGATACCGTCAAGCGTTTGATCTTGGTGCGCCCAGCGGTGGAAGCGGGTGAGAAGCTCGGCTTCCTGCCCGGTGATTTAACACAAAAGGTCGACCCCTATCTGCGTCCACTGTACGACGCGCTATACGATTTGCTCGGCTTTGATCACGTCACACGCCTATTTGAAAAAGGCATTATTGAAATCGCCCCGCTGGCCTTTATGCGCGGCCGTACGCTGAACCACAGCTTTATCATCTTGGACGAGGCGCAAAACAGCACGCCCGAGCAAATGAAAATGTTTCTGACGCGAATCGGCTTTGGCAGCAAAGCGGTGATCACCGGCGACCCAACGCAGGTTGATTTGCCCAAGCACATGAAATCTGGCTTGGTCGACGCGCAAGAAGTGCTACAAGGCGTGCGCGGGATTGGCATTCATCATTTCACCAGCGAAGACGTGGTGCGTCACCCACTGGTGCAAAAGATTGTAAATGCCTACGAGAAAGCGACTAAAAAACGCGACGAAGAAGCCGCTGCGCGCAAGGCCCGCCAAGAAGCCGAGCGTGAAATGGCACTGAAGAAGGAATGA
- a CDS encoding acyltransferase family protein, producing MSKTLPLLTALRGFAALMVFFFHARLLVFPQWKAPLAEYTQFFENGYLWVDLFFILSGLVLAHVYAHSFAASTISFRRFIWLRLTRIYPLFLLTMAVLVAWEGYKWAHQIGYFGGPLFNAWGMAGIPAFAGPFNQAEALWQNLLLVQVLAGKGLTWNVAAWSLSVEWFSYLAFPLLLLLVSGRYRAELLVVFALAALYAICRIKGNLDVTEGWLSILRGMASFTLGLALQRLLQNPRWAPWLNNDLALAVAFVVPLVLISFPQTAELTLALIVSFVVLIAVAAIQVPRNSWVFRSLENRWSQLIGDLSFSIYLWHAVVLLVGVEVAHLLAPVGLEQWYAQQNVVLSLLGVFGVLLLILLISAASYYAFERPVQARLRQYFFRPALKLALAK from the coding sequence ATGAGTAAAACCTTGCCCCTGCTGACCGCATTACGGGGGTTTGCTGCTTTGATGGTGTTTTTCTTTCACGCCCGATTGCTGGTCTTTCCGCAATGGAAAGCGCCTTTAGCTGAATATACGCAGTTTTTCGAAAACGGCTATTTATGGGTGGATCTGTTTTTTATCTTAAGTGGCTTGGTGTTGGCGCATGTCTATGCGCACTCATTTGCGGCATCCACTATTTCATTTCGGCGCTTCATTTGGCTGCGCTTAACGCGGATCTATCCCTTGTTTTTACTAACGATGGCCGTGCTAGTTGCGTGGGAGGGCTATAAATGGGCGCATCAAATCGGCTACTTTGGTGGCCCATTATTTAATGCGTGGGGGATGGCGGGTATTCCTGCCTTTGCGGGGCCGTTTAACCAAGCTGAGGCGTTGTGGCAAAACCTACTGTTAGTGCAGGTACTGGCAGGAAAAGGGCTGACATGGAATGTGGCGGCATGGTCACTTTCGGTTGAGTGGTTTAGCTATCTGGCGTTTCCATTGCTGTTACTGCTGGTGAGTGGTCGCTATCGTGCCGAGTTATTGGTTGTTTTTGCGTTGGCCGCTTTGTATGCCATTTGCCGTATCAAGGGTAATTTGGATGTCACAGAAGGATGGTTGTCTATTTTGCGCGGGATGGCGAGCTTTACATTGGGCTTGGCGTTGCAGCGTTTGCTGCAAAACCCACGCTGGGCACCATGGCTGAATAACGATCTTGCACTTGCTGTGGCTTTTGTTGTGCCCTTGGTGTTGATTAGTTTTCCGCAAACCGCCGAGCTGACTTTGGCGCTGATTGTGTCATTTGTCGTGTTGATTGCCGTCGCTGCCATTCAGGTGCCACGTAACAGTTGGGTATTTCGCAGCCTAGAAAATCGCTGGAGCCAGTTAATTGGGGACTTGTCGTTTTCGATTTATCTTTGGCATGCGGTGGTGTTGCTAGTCGGCGTCGAAGTGGCGCATTTATTGGCGCCTGTCGGCTTAGAGCAATGGTATGCACAGCAAAATGTGGTGCTTAGTTTACTGGGTGTGTTTGGCGTATTGCTGCTGATATTGCTGATATCGGCCGCGAGTTATTACGCATTTGAGCGTCCGGTGCAAGCGCGATTGCGGCAGTATTTTTTCCGTCCCGCGCTGAAATTGGCGCTGGCAAAATAA
- the ybeY gene encoding rRNA maturation RNase YbeY: MSKNIEISIQNESTFSPIPRKKLLKEWVRAALGAQVEMAQITLRFVDAIEGQTLNREYRQKDYATNVLTFTFNDDMPQIDGMPLLGDLVFCGSVIEREAIEQNKPLLAHYCHMVVHGALHLQGFDHIEDDEAETMESLETQIVMGLGYDDPYLSEKTADI, encoded by the coding sequence ATGTCGAAAAACATCGAAATCAGCATTCAAAACGAAAGTACATTCAGCCCAATTCCGCGCAAAAAACTACTCAAAGAGTGGGTGCGTGCAGCGCTGGGGGCACAAGTAGAAATGGCGCAAATCACGCTGCGCTTTGTCGATGCCATTGAAGGCCAAACCCTGAACCGCGAATATCGCCAGAAAGATTACGCCACCAATGTGCTGACGTTTACTTTTAACGACGATATGCCGCAAATTGATGGCATGCCGCTGCTGGGCGATCTGGTTTTTTGCGGTTCGGTCATCGAGCGCGAAGCCATTGAGCAAAACAAACCGCTGCTGGCGCATTATTGCCATATGGTCGTGCATGGCGCCTTGCATTTGCAGGGTTTCGATCATATTGAAGACGACGAAGCCGAGACAATGGAAAGCTTAGAAACGCAAATTGTCATGGGCTTGGGTTATGATGACCCTTATCTCAGCGAAAAAACCGCTGATATTTAA
- the miaB gene encoding tRNA (N6-isopentenyl adenosine(37)-C2)-methylthiotransferase MiaB — protein MSKKVFIKTFGCQMNEYDSDKMVDVLHASEGLSRTDNVEEADVILFNTCSVREKAQEKVFSDLGRIKELKNANPNIVIGVGGCVASQEGETIVKRAPYVDIVFGPQTLHRLPELIAEKRKTGVSQVDISFPEIEKFDHMPPARVEGGSAFVSIMEGCSKYCSFCVVPYTRGEEVSRPFDDVLVEVANLAQQGIKEIHLLGQNVNAYRGKMEDGEIADFATLLEYVHEIPGIERMRFTTSHPKEMTQRIIDCYKNLPKLVSHLHLPVQAGSDRVLVNMKRGYTTLEYKSLIRKLREARPDICMSSDFIVGFPGETEDDFERTMKLIEDVRFDASFSFVYSRRPGTPAADLGDDVPEEVKLARLKRLQARIEEFASEINQEMLGTVQRVIVEKISKKDSNELAGRTDNNRIVNFPGNPRLINQMVNVRITKVFPHTLGGELVILED, from the coding sequence ATGAGCAAGAAAGTATTTATCAAGACCTTTGGCTGCCAGATGAACGAGTATGACTCGGACAAAATGGTCGATGTATTGCACGCGTCCGAAGGCTTGAGCCGCACCGACAACGTCGAAGAAGCCGACGTTATTCTGTTTAACACCTGTAGCGTGCGCGAAAAAGCGCAGGAAAAAGTGTTCTCGGATCTGGGCCGCATCAAAGAACTCAAAAACGCCAACCCAAATATCGTGATCGGCGTGGGTGGCTGCGTGGCATCACAAGAAGGCGAAACCATCGTCAAACGCGCGCCGTACGTTGATATCGTATTCGGCCCACAAACCTTGCACCGCTTGCCTGAATTGATCGCTGAAAAACGCAAAACGGGCGTATCGCAAGTGGATATTTCTTTCCCGGAAATCGAAAAATTCGATCACATGCCGCCGGCGCGCGTCGAAGGCGGCTCGGCTTTTGTGTCGATTATGGAAGGCTGCTCGAAATATTGTTCATTCTGCGTCGTACCGTACACGCGCGGTGAAGAAGTATCGCGCCCATTTGACGACGTGTTGGTTGAAGTGGCCAACTTGGCGCAGCAAGGCATCAAGGAAATCCACTTGCTCGGTCAGAACGTCAACGCCTACCGCGGTAAGATGGAAGATGGCGAAATCGCCGACTTCGCAACGCTGCTCGAATACGTGCACGAAATCCCGGGCATCGAGCGCATGCGCTTCACCACCAGCCATCCGAAAGAGATGACACAACGCATTATCGATTGCTACAAAAACTTGCCAAAATTGGTCTCGCATTTGCACTTACCAGTACAAGCCGGTTCAGACCGCGTTTTGGTGAATATGAAGCGTGGCTACACGACGCTGGAATACAAATCGTTAATCCGCAAATTGCGCGAAGCGCGCCCAGACATTTGCATGTCGAGCGACTTTATCGTCGGCTTCCCCGGCGAAACCGAAGACGACTTCGAGCGCACGATGAAGCTGATCGAAGACGTCCGCTTTGACGCGAGCTTTAGCTTTGTTTACAGCCGCCGCCCAGGTACGCCGGCCGCCGATTTGGGCGACGACGTGCCAGAGGAAGTGAAATTGGCACGTCTGAAACGCCTGCAAGCGCGGATTGAAGAATTCGCCAGCGAAATCAATCAGGAAATGCTCGGCACCGTGCAGCGTGTGATCGTCGAGAAAATCTCGAAAAAAGACAGCAACGAGCTGGCTGGCCGCACCGACAACAACCGCATCGTCAACTTCCCCGGCAACCCGCGCTTGATCAATCAAATGGTCAATGTGCGGATCACCAAAGTGTTCCCGCATACACTCGGTGGTGAGCTGGTGATTCTGGAAGACTAA
- the lnt gene encoding apolipoprotein N-acyltransferase: protein MNLNRPQQLILQASAGALSVLAFAPASQFWLMPICLWVWLWGVQQASSRRWAALNGLAWGIGYFCANVSWVYISLHTHGGMPIWMAAASTFAFALFLACFPMLAALLSRQLPCHSNLRYSILAPTLFVVLEWVRGWIFTGFPWVSIGGSQLETLSGLYPIIGSYGAGYAMFLAIGAFSYQRRLGLGLAFALISSSALLNQINWTTPQGAPTTVSLLQGNIAQSIKWNEATYIESLSSYMTLAQQARGQLIVFPETAIPSFLDAIPDWYLADLRQVMQDKAANVILGVATSSADGRQHFNAAVDLANPSRTPYAKQHLVPFGEYIPLPQVFGPIYEFLNMPLIGLARGAAVQAPFNMAGGKIAANICYEDAFGNEIRQNAVNATLLVNLTNMAWFDGSWAAEQHAEMARARALENGRYLIRATNTGKTAIINHKGQLIAALPPQQRGVLEGQITHRTGITPYQIWGDLLIVVIWFSVLLGLFVFRRRLQSLQNPK from the coding sequence ATGAATTTGAATCGCCCCCAGCAACTAATCCTGCAAGCAAGCGCTGGCGCGCTCAGCGTCCTCGCCTTTGCGCCTGCGTCGCAATTCTGGCTGATGCCTATTTGTCTGTGGGTATGGCTGTGGGGTGTCCAGCAAGCGAGCAGTCGTCGCTGGGCCGCACTGAATGGCTTAGCTTGGGGTATTGGGTATTTCTGCGCAAATGTTAGCTGGGTTTATATTAGCCTACATACCCACGGGGGTATGCCAATCTGGATGGCGGCAGCCAGTACATTTGCCTTTGCACTATTTCTGGCCTGCTTCCCAATGCTGGCCGCCCTACTCAGCCGTCAATTACCGTGCCACAGCAATCTGCGCTATAGCATCCTAGCTCCCACTTTGTTTGTGGTACTGGAATGGGTACGTGGCTGGATATTTACCGGCTTTCCGTGGGTATCGATCGGTGGATCACAGCTTGAAACGCTCAGCGGCTTATACCCTATTATTGGTAGCTATGGTGCTGGCTATGCCATGTTCTTGGCCATTGGTGCATTTAGTTATCAACGGCGTTTAGGTTTGGGGCTGGCATTTGCGCTGATCAGTAGCAGCGCGCTATTAAATCAAATCAACTGGACTACACCGCAAGGTGCGCCGACCACGGTGAGCCTGCTGCAAGGCAATATTGCGCAATCCATCAAATGGAATGAGGCCACCTACATCGAAAGCCTGAGTAGCTATATGACGCTAGCTCAGCAGGCCCGTGGTCAATTAATCGTTTTTCCTGAAACTGCAATTCCGTCTTTTTTAGATGCTATTCCCGATTGGTATTTGGCCGATTTACGGCAAGTAATGCAGGATAAGGCGGCAAACGTTATTTTAGGCGTGGCAACCAGCAGTGCCGATGGGCGCCAGCACTTTAATGCAGCGGTCGATCTGGCCAACCCTAGTCGCACCCCATATGCCAAACAACACCTGGTTCCGTTTGGCGAATATATTCCGCTGCCACAAGTGTTTGGCCCAATCTATGAATTTCTGAATATGCCCCTGATTGGGCTAGCGCGTGGCGCCGCAGTGCAAGCGCCATTTAATATGGCTGGCGGCAAGATCGCCGCCAATATTTGCTATGAAGACGCGTTCGGCAATGAAATCCGCCAAAATGCCGTCAATGCCACATTGCTGGTGAATCTAACCAATATGGCCTGGTTTGATGGCTCGTGGGCGGCCGAACAACACGCAGAAATGGCCCGTGCCCGCGCACTGGAAAATGGCCGTTACCTGATCCGCGCCACCAATACCGGCAAAACGGCGATCATCAATCACAAAGGCCAACTCATCGCCGCGCTACCCCCGCAGCAGCGCGGCGTACTGGAAGGCCAGATCACCCACCGCACCGGCATAACACCGTACCAAATCTGGGGCGATCTACTGATCGTCGTGATCTGGTTTTCGGTGTTATTAGGACTATTCGTGTTTAGGCGCCGACTTCAGAGCTTGCAAAATCCGAAGTAG
- a CDS encoding TraB/GumN family protein has protein sequence MKRIAVVLGVILALVLACSAFFYKELVFYFTPIKPVAEVATPILWKVSKAGVPDSWLLGTMHAADRRSALLLPRFEPYLQQARIVFTEHKLFSAEDQVFRDFLFSGKGGVRPALGDLYPQLLSKINKAYLPANVIESMDVPQALMALEMRQPAADVGATSLDEQIASFALLHNKAYAGLERMQDKITPLTEIPPAQQLEALKLMITHSEQFDQSYREIVEGYYARSIPAKAIDHSYPATITPELKIALQKWDTAMLDKRNQIYLNSLAAHLSQGACFIAVGFKHLSGPQGLVNLLRAQGYSLTPLY, from the coding sequence ATGAAAAGAATCGCGGTTGTGCTCGGTGTCATACTGGCGCTGGTCTTGGCCTGCTCGGCTTTCTTTTACAAAGAGCTGGTTTTCTACTTCACGCCGATCAAGCCCGTGGCCGAGGTGGCAACGCCCATTTTATGGAAGGTAAGTAAAGCTGGCGTTCCCGATTCCTGGCTTTTGGGAACGATGCACGCGGCAGATCGGCGCTCTGCGCTATTGCTGCCCCGTTTTGAGCCATATTTGCAGCAAGCACGAATCGTGTTTACCGAGCACAAGCTCTTTAGTGCAGAAGATCAGGTATTTCGAGATTTTTTATTCAGCGGGAAAGGCGGTGTGCGTCCAGCCTTGGGCGATTTATACCCGCAACTGCTTAGCAAAATAAACAAGGCTTATCTGCCGGCCAATGTTATTGAAAGCATGGATGTGCCGCAGGCACTGATGGCGCTGGAGATGCGACAGCCTGCGGCTGATGTGGGTGCGACTTCACTTGATGAGCAAATCGCGAGTTTTGCTTTGCTACATAACAAGGCCTACGCTGGGTTGGAGCGCATGCAAGACAAAATCACGCCATTGACCGAGATCCCGCCAGCGCAGCAGTTAGAAGCATTAAAGTTGATGATTACGCATAGTGAGCAATTCGATCAAAGCTATCGTGAGATAGTGGAGGGCTACTATGCGCGCAGTATTCCCGCAAAGGCTATCGACCATTCTTATCCCGCTACCATCACCCCTGAGCTAAAAATTGCTTTGCAGAAATGGGATACAGCTATGTTGGATAAGCGCAATCAAATCTACCTCAATAGCCTTGCCGCGCATCTGTCACAAGGTGCTTGCTTTATTGCCGTTGGTTTTAAGCATTTGTCGGGGCCGCAAGGGCTGGTGAATTTATTGCGTGCGCAAGGTTATTCCCTGACGCCACTGTATTAA
- a CDS encoding HlyC/CorC family transporter, producing MDDVPSPSLKPSWLERLTHFLLREPENRGELVEIMHSAFERHLLDADALGMIEGVLNVGDMQVRDVMVPRSQMDVIDINDTPAEFIPRVIETAHSRFPVIDGSKDNVVGILLAKDLLRYYAEDVEFNVRDMLRPVVYIPEAKRLNVLLKDFRNNRNHMAIVVDEYGGVAGLVTIEDVMEQIVGDIEDEFDEDDDEDQIIPDRRGNWRVKGETEISDLNETIGSHFSDKEVDTVAGLVTLAFGCVPKRGEETIIDGYHFLVLRADSRRVHSVQIDEHLERHEIE from the coding sequence ATGGACGACGTACCGTCCCCGAGCCTCAAGCCAAGCTGGCTTGAGCGACTCACCCATTTCCTGTTACGGGAGCCGGAAAACCGCGGCGAACTGGTTGAAATTATGCACTCGGCGTTTGAACGCCACCTGCTCGACGCCGATGCGCTCGGCATGATCGAAGGCGTGCTCAATGTGGGCGATATGCAAGTGCGCGATGTGATGGTGCCGCGCTCGCAGATGGATGTGATCGACATCAACGACACCCCCGCCGAATTTATCCCCCGCGTCATTGAAACCGCACACTCGCGCTTTCCAGTCATTGATGGCAGCAAAGATAACGTTGTTGGCATTTTGCTCGCCAAAGACCTCTTGCGCTACTACGCCGAAGATGTTGAATTTAATGTGCGCGACATGCTCCGCCCCGTGGTGTATATCCCCGAAGCCAAACGCCTGAATGTCTTACTGAAAGACTTTCGCAATAATCGCAACCATATGGCGATTGTGGTCGACGAATACGGCGGCGTGGCTGGCCTTGTCACCATTGAGGATGTGATGGAGCAAATCGTTGGCGATATCGAAGACGAATTCGATGAGGACGACGATGAAGACCAGATCATCCCCGATCGCCGTGGCAATTGGCGCGTCAAAGGCGAAACTGAAATCTCCGATCTGAACGAAACCATCGGTAGCCATTTCAGCGATAAGGAAGTCGATACCGTAGCAGGTTTAGTCACCTTGGCCTTTGGTTGTGTACCCAAGCGCGGCGAAGAAACGATTATCGACGGCTATCATTTCCTGGTGCTGCGCGCCGATAGCCGCCGCGTGCATTCAGTGCAAATTGACGAACATCTGGAACGACACGAGATCGAATAG
- a CDS encoding RDD family protein yields MELQTKHTPSEIEVHLGNAAWGRRLIAFMYEFLLLVAVLLIAVGVFQGVMQLATGIAPEQLSKLMWARILNGVWVLLVCFAYFGWCWTRGQTLAMMTWRMRIAPLAGQLTWKMAAIRFAIAGVFYAPLLPLWVLAIYHPNLEPFAWCGTAWFLAPWIYARFDQDQQLLHDRIAKTRIVNSKPKK; encoded by the coding sequence TTGGAATTACAGACAAAGCACACGCCGTCGGAAATTGAAGTGCATCTGGGAAACGCTGCATGGGGCCGTCGCCTGATTGCGTTTATGTATGAATTTTTATTGCTCGTGGCCGTGCTGTTAATTGCCGTTGGCGTATTTCAAGGTGTAATGCAACTGGCTACGGGTATAGCGCCAGAGCAACTGTCGAAACTGATGTGGGCACGAATACTGAATGGGGTATGGGTGTTGCTCGTGTGTTTTGCCTATTTTGGCTGGTGTTGGACTCGTGGTCAGACCTTGGCAATGATGACTTGGCGTATGCGCATTGCGCCGCTGGCGGGGCAGTTAACTTGGAAAATGGCGGCAATCCGGTTCGCCATTGCTGGGGTATTTTATGCACCGCTATTGCCGCTCTGGGTTTTAGCGATATACCACCCTAATTTAGAACCGTTTGCCTGGTGTGGTACTGCGTGGTTTTTAGCCCCGTGGATTTACGCGCGTTTCGATCAAGATCAGCAACTATTGCACGATCGCATTGCAAAGACGCGGATTGTGAATAGCAAGCCGAAAAAATAA
- a CDS encoding DUF5329 domain-containing protein yields the protein MQKMILPALLLSVFTSAQAITPQADGEVQQLLSFVGKSQCTFIRSGSSYSAKEAQDHLSMKYGKAKDKISSSEDFINEVASKSYLTGKPYSVQCPKTSEQPAKNWLNTELKRLRGAQKS from the coding sequence ATGCAAAAAATGATCTTGCCTGCATTGCTACTCAGCGTATTTACCAGCGCACAAGCGATCACACCGCAAGCCGATGGTGAAGTGCAGCAATTGCTAAGCTTTGTCGGTAAATCGCAATGCACTTTCATCCGCAGCGGCAGCAGCTATAGCGCGAAAGAAGCGCAAGATCATCTGAGCATGAAGTACGGCAAAGCCAAAGATAAAATCAGCAGCAGCGAAGATTTTATTAATGAAGTAGCCAGCAAAAGCTATCTGACCGGTAAGCCGTACAGCGTGCAGTGCCCAAAAACATCTGAGCAGCCCGCCAAAAACTGGCTGAACACCGAATTAAAACGCCTACGTGGCGCACAGAAATCATAA